A genomic stretch from Flavobacterium nitratireducens includes:
- a CDS encoding CAP domain-containing protein, giving the protein MERANNIKKVLGAKSVGENIAYNYKSALAAVTAWLNSPTHKENIEGDFTHFGIAIREDATTGKKYYTNIFVKI; this is encoded by the coding sequence GTGGAAAGAGCAAATAATATTAAAAAAGTATTAGGAGCAAAATCAGTAGGAGAGAATATTGCTTATAATTATAAAAGTGCCTTAGCGGCAGTAACAGCTTGGTTAAATAGTCCTACTCACAAAGAAAATATAGAAGGTGATTTTACTCATTTTGGAATTGCAATACGAGAAGACGCTACAACAGGAAAAAAATACTATACAAACATATTTGTAAAAATATAA
- a CDS encoding flagellar motor protein MotB encodes MKGANVFISFLFCLFVQNVQSQTQIQKVYITDKKGKNYAYVNVTKTYERIAEKGYKSVDLFQKLGNIFYAEKNMSKAAKWYGELFSLTYDLDISYYHQYAKALTAIGDIEKANFILEKLKIQLITQKL; translated from the coding sequence ATGAAAGGAGCCAATGTTTTTATATCTTTTTTATTTTGTTTGTTTGTACAAAATGTACAATCCCAAACTCAAATTCAAAAAGTTTATATTACAGATAAAAAAGGGAAAAATTATGCTTATGTGAATGTTACCAAAACCTATGAGCGCATTGCTGAAAAGGGTTATAAATCTGTTGATTTATTCCAAAAACTTGGTAATATTTTTTATGCTGAAAAAAATATGTCTAAAGCAGCTAAATGGTATGGTGAACTTTTTTCATTAACCTACGATTTAGATATATCATATTACCATCAATATGCTAAAGCTTTGACTGCTATAGGTGACATAGAAAAGGCTAATTTCATTTTGGAAAAATTAAAAATTCAATTAATCACCCAAAAACTATAA
- a CDS encoding DUF4294 domain-containing protein, translated as MKSVCFIAILFLISFSGFSQVVPYNPNAMGYVLTEKDSLLNDTIKLPEIIISKSKLDEEGRKQYLILQSRVYKTYPYAKLAADRLTSLNFGMARLSSEREKRKYFKIVEDYLTNEFEARLKKLSRSQGRILVKLIHRQTGKSTYELIKTLKSGWKAFWSNTTASVFDIDLKSQYLPFQTNEDYLIENILQEAFDTGRLQNQPAANPVNLDQLNQHWESRLP; from the coding sequence ATGAAGTCTGTTTGTTTTATAGCAATTTTATTTTTAATTTCTTTCTCTGGTTTCAGTCAAGTGGTACCATATAACCCAAATGCTATGGGGTATGTTTTGACTGAAAAGGATAGTCTTTTAAATGATACAATTAAATTGCCTGAAATTATAATTTCAAAATCAAAATTAGACGAAGAGGGTAGAAAGCAATATTTGATATTACAAAGTAGAGTTTATAAGACTTATCCATATGCTAAATTAGCAGCTGACAGACTTACGAGTCTTAATTTTGGTATGGCTAGACTTTCTTCTGAAAGAGAAAAAAGAAAATATTTTAAAATAGTTGAAGATTACCTTACTAATGAATTTGAAGCAAGGTTAAAAAAATTATCACGCAGTCAGGGTCGAATTTTAGTCAAATTGATACATCGTCAAACGGGGAAAAGTACCTATGAATTAATTAAAACTTTAAAAAGTGGATGGAAAGCTTTTTGGTCAAATACTACAGCTAGTGTTTTTGACATCGATTTGAAATCACAATACCTGCCATTCCAAACTAATGAAGACTATTTAATAGAGAATATACTTCAAGAAGCTTTCGATACTGGAAGACTTCAAAATCAACCAGCAGCTAACCCTGTAAATCTGGATCAGTTAAACCAGCATTGGGAAAGTAGATTGCCTTAG